A single genomic interval of Helicobacter jaachi harbors:
- a CDS encoding acyl-CoA thioesterase — protein MEDIFDPKSLTMSVLASPNMANFSGVMHGGELMKLLDQVAYACATRYCGCGVVTIGVDGMVFKNPIPIGSLVIFLASVNYVGTTSCEVGIKVISEDIQNRFVSHCNSCYFTMVAIDKHGKKVKIPPLTPTTEIEKRRFEAAKKRKEFRVGIKP, from the coding sequence ATGGAAGATATATTTGACCCTAAATCTTTAACAATGAGCGTGCTTGCCTCGCCAAATATGGCAAATTTTAGCGGCGTTATGCACGGCGGAGAGCTTATGAAGCTGCTTGACCAAGTAGCGTATGCATGCGCTACACGATATTGTGGCTGCGGTGTGGTAACTATTGGCGTTGATGGAATGGTGTTTAAAAACCCCATTCCTATAGGCTCTTTAGTGATTTTTCTAGCCTCTGTGAATTATGTAGGCACTACCAGTTGCGAAGTGGGCATAAAAGTGATAAGCGAGGATATTCAAAATCGCTTTGTATCTCACTGCAATAGCTGCTATTTCACTATGGTGGCTATTGATAAGCATGGTAAAAAGGTGAAAATCCCCCCGCTCACTCCCACTACAGAGATTGAAAAAAGGCGATTTGAGGCTGCCAAAAAACGCAAAGAATTTAGAGTTGGCATTAAGCCTTAG
- the rmuC gene encoding DNA recombination protein RmuC, with protein MISVLCAICGVLCGALGAYVWQAYCAKKVQAKLQEHIQQLSIELTQAKTMLHALESAHTQRINDLSQSYEARLQEERQNAQNMLANLQTRFTHTQAEQDKYKEELKNAFKALSADILRQNTQSFNQTQLLSLKPLQDEITRFTKQLQDNHLYALKQHSTLSAQIEQLNKLNVQLSSDAHNLTNALKGENKIQGNWGEIILQRVFENSGLQEGREYELQSSVRDDWANILRPDAIIRLPKSGGEERCVVVDSKTSLIAYEKICNAQNEIERQNAQKELAASMQAHFNGLSAKNYQQYLKGQKLDFVLMFIPIEGAFLEAMQYDMNLYDKAYKKGVVLVSPTTIMAVLRIIHNLWQFEYRNKNVDRIFTEIQKLFVRITRFENVLEKLGGNLNTLQKTYDDVMTKYNGRQGIANKSDEINGLLKGAGLHNNELENMPKTDNDPADGETIG; from the coding sequence ATGATTAGTGTTTTATGCGCTATTTGTGGGGTGTTGTGCGGGGCGTTAGGCGCGTATGTGTGGCAGGCATATTGTGCAAAAAAAGTGCAAGCAAAACTGCAAGAGCATATCCAGCAGCTAAGCATTGAACTCACGCAAGCCAAAACTATGCTCCATGCTTTAGAATCTGCTCACACGCAGCGCATAAATGATTTGAGCCAATCTTATGAAGCGCGCTTGCAAGAGGAGAGGCAAAATGCGCAAAATATGCTTGCAAACTTGCAGACTAGATTTACTCACACGCAGGCGGAGCAAGACAAATACAAAGAGGAGCTAAAAAATGCCTTTAAAGCCTTGAGCGCGGATATTTTGCGCCAAAATACACAAAGCTTTAACCAAACCCAACTCCTCTCTTTAAAGCCCTTGCAAGATGAAATCACGCGCTTTACAAAGCAGCTCCAAGATAATCATCTCTATGCCTTAAAGCAGCATTCTACGCTTAGTGCGCAGATTGAGCAGTTAAATAAGCTCAATGTCCAGCTCTCAAGTGATGCACATAATCTCACAAATGCGCTTAAGGGCGAAAATAAGATACAGGGGAATTGGGGGGAGATTATTCTGCAGAGGGTGTTTGAAAATAGTGGCTTGCAAGAAGGGCGAGAGTATGAGCTGCAAAGCAGTGTGCGCGATGATTGGGCTAATATTTTGCGCCCCGATGCGATTATTAGGCTGCCCAAAAGCGGTGGAGAGGAGCGGTGCGTGGTGGTAGATTCTAAAACTTCGCTCATTGCGTATGAAAAAATTTGCAATGCTCAAAATGAGATAGAGAGACAAAATGCCCAAAAAGAGCTAGCCGCCTCCATGCAGGCGCATTTTAATGGGCTAAGTGCAAAGAATTATCAACAATACCTAAAAGGGCAGAAGTTAGATTTTGTGCTGATGTTTATCCCCATTGAGGGCGCGTTTTTGGAGGCTATGCAGTATGATATGAATTTGTATGATAAGGCGTATAAAAAAGGCGTGGTGCTTGTTTCGCCAACCACTATTATGGCGGTGTTGCGCATTATTCATAATCTATGGCAGTTTGAGTATCGCAACAAGAATGTAGATAGAATCTTCACAGAAATTCAAAAGCTGTTTGTGCGCATTACGCGCTTTGAAAATGTGCTAGAGAAGTTAGGGGGCAATCTTAACACATTGCAAAAAACTTATGATGATGTGATGACTAAATATAATGGGCGGCAGGGCATTGCCAACAAGAGCGATGAGATTAATGGGCTGCTTAAGGGCGCTGGCCTTCACAATAACGAGTTAGAAAATATGCCAAAAACAGACAATGACCCTGCAGATGGTGAAACTATAGGGTGA